One Sphingomonas endolithica DNA segment encodes these proteins:
- a CDS encoding DUF2336 domain-containing protein translates to MAINVRDFDDGAQHGAARLLDRAAAVDTRAELRLAAGISDFFLADEARLDDRMRAGIGQVLAGLVSGVEAALTQRAARLLSARDLAATAARLVAPGTPVLDRLLAARLLRDPELMRELIARVRQDAIGDALPAAAPLQPDTPSLLARLANHPDTVVADAASALFAAEGRRRGLIEGAAQTDLPAELHHRLLWWVAAALRERATQDDNPAELDRALAEAALRSLAAHDEGDRLEAAAMRLAVAYEAAPGELPDLLGEALGDRRLALFTALLAQAAGLDYDQARDMVGDVGAGHLWLVLRALDCPRAAIARIGLDLCEADPRGDLERFADMLDDIMDITPIEARAALAPLKLPQAYRAAIAALAPQGGRGA, encoded by the coding sequence ATGGCGATCAACGTTCGCGATTTTGATGATGGGGCGCAGCATGGCGCCGCCCGGCTGCTCGATCGCGCAGCGGCGGTGGACACGCGTGCTGAGCTGCGCCTGGCGGCGGGGATAAGCGACTTCTTCCTGGCGGACGAGGCGCGGCTGGACGATCGCATGCGCGCGGGCATCGGGCAGGTTCTGGCCGGCCTCGTTTCGGGCGTGGAAGCTGCGCTGACGCAGCGGGCGGCGAGGTTATTGTCGGCACGCGACCTGGCGGCGACCGCCGCACGATTGGTGGCGCCCGGCACGCCGGTGCTCGATCGCCTGCTTGCCGCCCGGCTGCTGCGCGATCCCGAATTGATGCGCGAGCTGATCGCGCGGGTTCGGCAGGATGCGATCGGCGATGCCTTGCCGGCCGCAGCACCGCTGCAGCCCGATACGCCCAGTCTGCTGGCGCGGCTGGCCAATCATCCCGACACCGTCGTGGCGGACGCGGCGAGCGCCTTGTTTGCCGCAGAAGGACGTCGCCGCGGGCTGATCGAGGGTGCTGCGCAGACCGATCTGCCAGCCGAGCTGCACCACCGATTGTTGTGGTGGGTGGCCGCGGCGCTGCGCGAGCGGGCAACGCAGGACGACAATCCGGCCGAGCTCGATCGCGCCCTTGCCGAGGCGGCGCTGCGCAGCCTGGCCGCGCATGACGAAGGCGATCGGCTGGAAGCGGCGGCGATGCGGCTGGCGGTGGCCTATGAAGCGGCACCGGGAGAGCTGCCCGATCTGCTCGGCGAGGCATTGGGCGACCGGCGGCTGGCTTTGTTCACGGCGTTGCTGGCTCAGGCGGCGGGGCTGGATTACGATCAGGCGCGCGACATGGTGGGCGATGTCGGGGCAGGGCATTTGTGGCTCGTGCTGCGCGCGCTCGATTGCCCGCGCGCGGCGATCGCCCGCATCGGGCTGGATTTGTGCGAGGCCGATCCGCGCGGCGATCTGGAGCGTTTCGCGGACATGCTGGACGATATCATGGACATTACGCCGATCGAGGCGCGTGCGGCACTGGCGCCGTTGAAGCTGCCCCAGGCCTATCGCGCCGCGATTGCCGCGCTCGCGCCGCAAGGGGGGCGGGGCGCATGA
- a CDS encoding Hpt domain-containing protein codes for MAYDPGAIDATLAAAVGDEPALIAELRGAFLDSARRGLDGLENAKDAEAWQAAAFRLKGLAASFGAVRLMTLATEAAAMPVQDMLVMRKLRRAVERL; via the coding sequence ATGGCTTATGATCCCGGTGCAATCGATGCGACGCTGGCAGCGGCAGTGGGAGATGAGCCTGCGCTGATCGCTGAGTTGCGCGGCGCGTTCCTCGATAGTGCGCGGCGTGGGCTCGATGGGCTCGAAAATGCCAAGGATGCCGAGGCATGGCAAGCGGCTGCATTCCGGCTGAAAGGCCTGGCGGCGAGCTTTGGCGCAGTACGGCTGATGACGCTGGCGACCGAAGCGGCGGCGATGCCGGTGCAGGACATGCTGGTGATGCGCAAATTGCGCCGTGCCGTGGAGCGACTCTGA